The region GGGGCCAGCGGGGACCCCTTCGCCCAGGCAGGGCCCGCGCCCCACGGCCCCCACGCACAACCGCACCACGCCTGAATTTCTAGGCCTCCGTCAGGGAAAGTAGCGGAAAAACAATCCCGTtccgcagtgggggggggggagttgaggagggggtgaggaggaggggggggtgggggagggagggtttgtaggggggggagagaggggaggggggagagagtggaagggggaaaggagggggagatagcaagagagggagagggttagagggggagagagatgaggagtggggagggtgagggggaggagagttgAGGGTGAGGcttgtggagggagtgggggtgtgtggggagggaggggatgtggtggggaggggaggagtgggagagaattgaggaggggtggggagggtgagggggagagggttgagggacagggggggttgaggggggagcgGAGTTGAGGATGGGGGGAGGTGATTGAGGGGGAGAGagttgcggggagggggggggaggtggaggggggagagaggtgggagcggGGAGGGGTGAAGGGGCAATAGTTGGGGGAGGATGttgtggggggagaagggtgagTGGCGggatggatgtggaggggagggagtgggaggaattgaggagtggggagggtgaggggggagagagagatgaggggaggcatgtggaggggagcggaggggaggggagatggtggGGGACAGATACACCCACCCCCTTGCCccatgggtgggtgggtggggcagGGTAGGACAGGGTGGGACAAGGTGGGTGGGGcagggtgggacagggtgggacagggtgggacagggtgggacagggacagaggggggacagggtgggacagggtgggcagggtgggacagggtggggCAGGACAGGGTGggaggggacagggacaggggtggggacagggtgggacagggtggggacagggtgggggcagggtgggacagggtgggacagggtggggacagggggggacagggtgggacaggacAGGGTGGGGCAGGGTGTTGGgggggacagggtgggacaggaaCAGGGTGGGACAGGACAGGGTGGGGCAGggtgggacaggggacagggtgggacagggtgggacaggacagggtgggacaggacagggggacagggtgggacagggtgggacaggacagggtgggacagggtgggacaggacagggtgggacagggtgggcaggacagggggggacaggtgggacagggtggggacagggtgggacagggtgggacagggtggacagggtgggacagggtgggacagggtgggacagggtgggacagggtgggacagggtgggacagggtggggacagggtgggacaggacagggtgggacaggacagggtgggacagggtgggacagggtgggacagggtggacagggtgggacaggacagggtgggacagggtgggacagggtgggacgggtgggacagggtgggacagggtgggacagggtggggacagggtgggacagggtgggacagggtggggaCAGGTGGAcaggacagggtgggacagggtgggacagggtgggacaggacagggtgggacagggggggacagggtggggacagggtgggacaggacaggtgggacagggtgggacagggacagggtGGACAGGGACAGGGTGGGGcagggtgggacagggtgggacaggacagggtgggacagggtgggacaggacagggtgggacagggtgggacagggtggggacagggtgggggcaggacagggtggggacagggacagggggacagggtgggacaggggtgggacaggacagggacaggggggacagggtgggacagggggacagggtgggacagggtgggacagggttgggggacagggtgggaccagggtgggacagggggggacagggggacagggtggggcaggtggggacagggtgggacagggtgggacagggtgggacagggtggtgggacagggtgggacagggtggggacagggtgggacagggtggggacagggacgggacagggtgggacagttggggtgggacagggtgggacagggtggggacagggtgggacagggtgggacagggggtgggacagggtgggacagggggggagagggtgggacaggggtgggacagggtgggagagggtgggacaggacagggtgggacagggtgggacagggtgggacaggacagggtgggacagggtgggacaggggacaaggtggggacaggacagggtgggacagggacagggtgggagagggtgggacagggtgggggacagggtgggacaggggtggggagagggtgggacagggtggggtgggacagggtggggacagggtgggacagggggggacaggtggggagggtgggacagggtgggacaggtggggacagggggggggggggacagggtgggacagggggggacagggtggggacagggtgggggagggtgggggacagGGTGGAcaggacagggtgggacagggtgggacagggtgggacggggacagggtgggacagtgtgggacaggacagggtgggacaggacagggtggggacagggtgggacagggtgTGGGACAGGGTGTGGGACAGGAAGGGACAGGTAGGGACAAGGTAACGCACCCAGCGCGCTGGTGGGAAAGACCACGGGACCCTGGGAGAGGTGGGCAGCCTTGTCGTTCTGCCAGCGTGTGCGGAGGTCCCTCTTCTTGCGCGAGGGCACGCAGCCCCGCTCGCAGCGGTTGGGCGACGACCCCGAGTGGCACAGCACCAGGTCGCAGAAGATGTACACCTGGGGGAAGTCCTCAAACTTGAAGACGTGGAAACTGAAGCGCTGCTTCCGGCTGTCGCTCGTCTCGTGCGTCTTGAAGGTCATGTCGTTCACACACCTGCACGGACACGGGGacagggatagggggagaggggagaggaggagagggggagagggggagtgtggggagagagaggggagagaggggagaggagggagaaagagagggaaggaaagtggagtgagagggggggagggaaaggagaaagatagagacagagagaaaaagatagggagagggagggagggagggagggtgagaggggagagggataaAGAGATAgataaagagaaagagaaaaaaagaaagacagggagagggagggagagagtgtgggagaggagagagggagggagagggagagagagacagagagaggaagggagagaggcagggtgaaagagagagagggagaagggggaaaagcgagaggagggggagagagggggggagggagggagggagggaggaagggagagagagaaaagaaagaagcgagagagagtgagataaagagggagagagatgggaagggggagaagggagggagaaggagaggatgcaagagagaaaaagagataaaaatgagagagggaaagagggggaggggagagagagcgggatagagagggagggagaagggaggtggaggagagagagagagatgggggagggagaaagggagagggggatgggggggtgggagattaccATTAGACCCACTATCCAAACCAGTCCTCTTTAGTCACTTTTTcacaagtggtaggagcagaattatgccattcggcccatcaagccaccaccgccattcaatcatggctgatctatctctccctcccacccccattctccctcccttctccccataacccctgacacccgcactaatcaacctgaggggtaacgttttcacacagagggtggtgggtgtatggaacgagctgccagaggaggtagttgaggctgggactatcccaacgtttaagaaacagttagacaggtacatggataggacagtatgTTGTGGTATaacatggtatgttagctttcattgcaaaaggatttgtgtataggagcagggaggttctactgcagttgtacaggggtcttggtgagaaccacacctggagtattgcgtacagttttggtctccaaatctgaggaaggacattattgccatagagggagtgcagagacggttcaccagactgattcctgggatgtcaggactgtcttatgaagaaagactggatagacttggtttatactctctagaatttaggagattgagaggggatcttatagaaacttacaaaattcttaaagggttggacaggctagatgcaggaagattgttcccgatgttggggaagtccaggacaaggggtcacagcttaaggataagggggaaatcctttaaaaccgagatgaggagaacttttttcacacatagagtggtgaatctctggaactctgccacagagggtagttgaggccacacagttcattggctatatttaagagggagttagatgtggcccttgtggctaaggggatcagggggtatggagagaaggcaggtacgggatactgagttggatgatcagccatgatcatattgaatggcgaatggtgcaggctcgaagggccgaatggcctctactcctgcacctattttctatgtttctatgtttctatttccttcgctccatagatgctgctgcacccgctgagtttctccagcgtttttgtgtaccaacagttTACTCAAATCCCAGTAACCaaacctgctctccacacctttaatgctggccgaatagcctactcctgcacctaatttctatgtttctatgtttctatgacaggtttggagggatatggaccaaatgcgggcaggtgggaccagtgtagctgggacatagaaacatagaaaatttgggcaggaggaggccatttggcccttccattcggcccagcaccaccactcattgcgatcatggctgatcgtccccaatcaataacccgtgcctgccttcaccccaatgttggccggtgtgggcaagttgtgtttccacgcagagatagacacaaaatgttggtgtatgtaactcagcggggccaggcagcatctctggagagaaggaatgggtagcgttgTTGGTCGAGACCCGGCTTGGCTCTAAATTAAACAGAGTCGACACTTCAACCAATGCTCTGGAGAACAACGTTGTACTTGACTTTGTTCCCAAAGTACAAgggggaggggatgtttccacatcGCAGCTTCTGAATATAGGACATGTCAGCGAGCAGCTTACTCAGTGAGCAAGCAGTAACTTGAAACCGGCTGCTCACTCATTAGCaccagtctcacacacacatattgcaAATACTGATCAGCACTTAGAAgatggacacacagtgctggagtaactcagcgggtgggtcaggcagcatctctggaggacgtggagagGAGACGCCATCTTCAGAGAGGTGAGCAGAGGGCtgtgtgttataaccatataaccatataacaattacagcacggaaacaggccatctcgacccttctagtccgtgccgaacacataatctcccctagtcccatatacctgcgctcagaccataaccctccattcccttcccatccatatataactatccaatttatttttaaatgataaaaacaaacctgcctccaccaccttcactggaagctcattccacacagctaccactctctgagtaaagaagttccccctcatgttacccctaaacttcagtcccttaattctcatgtcatgtccccttgtttgaatctttcctactctcagtgggaaaagcttttccacgtcaacactgtctatccctctcatcattttaaagacctctatcaagtccccccgtaaccttctgcgctccaaagaataaagacctaacttattcaacctttctctgtaaattagttgttgaaacccaggcaacattctagtaaatctcctctgtactctctctattttgttgacatccttcctgtaattgggcgaccaaaattgtacaccatactccagaattggcctcaccaatgccttgtacaattttaacattacatcccagcttctatactcaatttaataggaatctgaggggtggctttttcatgcaaagggcggtgggtgtatggaacgagctgccagaggaggtagttgaggctgggactatcgcaacgtttaagagacagttggacaggtgcatggataggactgtcttatgaagaaagactggatagacttggtttatactctctagaatttaggagattgagaggagatcttatagaaacttacaaaattcttaaggggttggacaggctagatgcaggaagattgctcccgatgttggggaagtccaggacaaggggtcacagcttaaggataagggggaaatcctttaaaaaccgagatgaggagaacttttttcacacagagagtggtgaatctctggaactctctgccgcagagggtagttgaggccacagttcattggctatatttaagagggagttagatgtggaccttgtggccaaggggatcagggggtatggagagaaggcaggtacgggatactgagttggatgatcagccatgatcatattgaatggcggtgcaggctcgaagggccgaatggcctactcctgcacctaatttctatgtttctatgtttctatgtttggagggatatatagaccaaacatgggcagatgggactagtatcaatgggacatgttggttgggatagtcccagcctcaactacctcctctggcagctcgttccatacacccaccaccccttgtgtgaaaaagttacccctcagatgcctattaaatcttttccccttcaccataaacccatgtcctctggtcctcgattcccctactctgggcaagagactctgtgcgtctacccgatctattcatctcatgagctggaacagctgggaagaaactgtccctgaatctggatgtgattttatacacctctgtataagatcacccctcatcctcctgcgctccacggaatagagacacagcctgctcaacctctccctgtagctcacaccctctagtcctggcaacatccttgtaaatcttctctgcaccctttccagcttgacaacatctttcctataacacggtgcccagaactgtacacaatattctagatgctgcctcaccaacgtcttatacaactgcaacgtgacctcccaacttctatactcaatactctggctgttgaaggccaaagtgccaaaagcctttttgaccacctcatagaaacatagaaacatagaaattaggtgcaggagtaggccattcggcccttcgagcctgcaccgtcattcaatatgatcatggctgatcatccaactcagtatcccgtacctgccttctctccatacaccctgatccccttagccacaagggccacatctaactccctcttaaatatagccaatgaactggcctcaactaccctctgtggcagagagttccagagattcaccactctctgtgtgaaaaacgttcttctcatctcggttttaaaggatttcccccccttatccttaagctgtgaccccttgtcctggacttccccaacatcgggaacaatcttcctgcatctagcctgtccaaccccttaagaattttgtaagtttctataagatcccctctcaatcttctaaattctagagagtataaaccaagtctatccagtctttcttcataagacagtcctgacatcccaggaatcagtctggtgaaaccatctctgcactccctctatggcaataatgtccttcctcagatttgggagaccaaaactgtacgcaatactccaggtgtgggtctcaccaagaccctgtacaactgcagtagaacctccctgctcctatactcaaatccttttgcaatgaaagctaacataccattcgctttctttactgcctgctgcacctgcatgcctaccttcaatgactggtgtaccatgacacccaggtctcgctgcatctccccctttcccaatcggccaccattagaTAATagttgctttcccgtttttgccaccaaaatggataacctcacatttatccacattatactgcatctgccaaacatttgcccactcacccagcctatccaagtcaccttgcagtctcctagcatcctcctcacagataacacttacccccagcttagtgtcatccgcaaactgggagatattgccttcaattccctcatctagatcattaatatatattgtaaatagctggggtcccagcactgagccttggggtactccactagtcactgcctgccattgtgaaaagaacccctttactcccactctttgtttcctgtttgccagccagttctctatccacatcaatactgaacccccaatgccttgtgctcatctacctgcgactcgaccttcaaggaaccatgcacctgtactcctgaatccctctgctctacaacactacccagaggccgaccattcactgtataggtcctgcccttgttagatgtcccaaaaatggaacacctcacgtttctctgtattaaattcaatcaaccattcctccgcccacctggtcaaCAGATCAAGGTCCTGTTGCaatatttgacaaccatcttaacaatctacaataccacccacttttctatcatctgcaaacttactaatcatagaaacatagtaaataggtgcaggaggaggccattcggcacttcgagccagcaccgccattcaatgtgatcatccacaatcagtaccccgttcctgccttctctccatatcccttgattctgttagccccgagagctctatctaactctctttaaattcatccagtgaattggcctccacggccttctgtggcagagaattccacaaattcacaactctctgggtgaatttttttttttctcatctcagttttaaatggcctccactttattcttagactgtggcccctggttttggactccctcaacaccaggaacatgtttcctgcatctagcgtgtccaatcccttaaataatcttaaatgtttctaaaatatatcctctcatccttctaaactccagtgaatacaagcccagtctttccaatctttcctcatatgtattgcgtgcagttttggtctccaaatctgaggaaggacattattgccatagagggagtgcagagacggttcaccagactgattcctgggatgtcaggactgtcttatgaagaaagactggatagacttggtttatactctagaatttaggagattgagaggggatcttatagaaacgtacaaaattcttaaggggttggacaggctagatgcaggaagattgttcccgatgttgggaaagtccaggacaaggggtcacagcttaaggataagggggaaatcctttaaaaccgagatgaggagaacttttttcacacagagtgatgaatctctggaactctctgccacagagggtagttgaggccacagttcattggctatatttaagagggagttagatgtggcccttgtggccaagggtatggagagaaggcaggtacgggatactgagttggatgatcagccatgatcatattgaatggcggtgcaggctcgaagggccgaatggcttactcctgcacctaatttctatgtttctatgtttctatgttcgggGCGAGAGAGACACAAACGCAGAATAAGTCatttacatcaataatttggtgATATTGTACAGggcatgtaggccttcataacgagaggacgagtataggagtaaagaggtccatctgcagttgtatagggccctagtgagaccacagctggattattgtgtgtagttttggtctcctaatttgaggaaggacattcttgctattgagggagtgcagcgtaggtttacaaggttaattcccgggatggcgggactgtcatatgaggaaagattggaaagactgggcttgtattcggctcgaagggccgaatggcctactcctgcacctaatttctatgtttctatgtttctatgttcgggGCGAGAGAGACACAAACGCAGAATAAGTCatttacatcaataatttggtgATATTGTAAAGggcatgtaggccttcataatgagaggacgagtataggaggaaagaggtccatgtgcctaatttctatgtttctatgtttctatgttagacataaataatctggagTGAAtaaactcagcagggtcagacagcatctctggagagaagagtctcgacccgtcccttctctgcagagacgctgcctgtcccgctgagttcctccagcattttgtgtccattaaaccagcatctgcagttccttcccacactaaaTGAAGGCACACGGTGCTGGATAAAGGGAAGAGTGGTTACCCGTTTTGGATGATGGTGTAGGGAGCCTTGTTGGTGTTGAGAGACGGTACAGACACACACGTATCGGTGAAGACCTGGACGCCATTGTCAGTGGTCTCGGCTTCCATCTGAACGTACAGGGTCCCGTTCAGCTCGATTTGGTAAGGGAATTGCAATACTGGGTCATCGTAGTTGGCTGAGCGGAACAGCTTAAAGGATACGTTGTAGTGGCCGAATCGCACCAGGTGGTTGGTCTGTAGCATGAAGCCCATGCGTACACTTTCGTTCATCGACATCTCGCACTTCAGCTCAATTTCCAGGCGGTGGATGGGGGTGCGGGGGATGCTGCCAAAGATGGTGTTGATGTAGACGATTTTCCCAGTGTCGTTCTGCAACAGGTTTCACAGTCAATACCAATGCagtcatgtcccagctacactagtcatagagtgatacagtgtggaaacaggcctgacTTGCCcatacaggccaacatgtcccagctacacaagtcatagagtgatacagtgtggaaacatgcccgacttgcccatacaggccaacatgtcccagctacactagtcatagagcgatacagtgtggaaacaggcccaacttgcccaacactggccaacatgccccagctacactagtcatagagtgatacagtgtggaaacaggcccaacttgcccaacactggccaacatgtcacagctacactagtcatagagcgatacagtgtggaaacaggaccaacTTGCCCAACCGACTTGCCCATAcaggccaacgtgtcccatctacactagtcatagagtgatacagtgtggaaacaggcccttcagcccaacttgcccacaccggccaacatgtcccagctacactagtcatagagtgatacagtgtggaaacaggcccttcagcccaacttgcccacactggccaacatgtcccagctacactagtcatagagtgatacagtgtggaaacaggacccttcagcccaacttgcccacaccggccaacatgtcccagctacactagtcatagagtgatacagtgtggaaacaggcccaggcccaacttgcccacaccggccaacatgtcccagctacactagtcatagagtgatacagtgtggaaacaggcccaacttgcccacaccggccaacatgtcccatctacactagtcccacctgcctgcgcttggtccatatccctacaaacctgtcctatccatgtacctgtgtttcttaaacgttgggatagtcccagcctcaactacctcctctggcagctcgttccatacacccaccaccctctgtgtgaaaaagttacccctcagattcctattaaatctttcccccttcaccttgaacctgtgtcctctggtcctcgattcccctactctgggcaagagacatagaaatatacaaaataggtgcaggagtagagacctttcggcccttcgagcctgcaccgccattcaatatgatcatggctgatcatccaactcagtatcccgtacctgccttctctccataccccctgatccccttagccacaagggccacatctaactccctcttaaatatagccaatgaactgtggcctcaactaccctctgtggcagagagttccagagattcaccactctctgtgtgaaaaaaggttctcccatctcggttttaaaggatttcccccttatccttaagctgtgaccccttgtcctggacttctctaacatcgggaacaatcttcctgcatctagcctgtccaaccccttaagaattttgtaagtttctataagatcccctctcaatcttctaaattctagagagtataaaccaagtctatccagtctttcttcataagacagtcctgacatcccaggaatcagtctggtgaaccgtctctgcactccctctatggcaataatgtccttcctcagatttggagaccaaaactgtacgcaatactccaggtgtggtctcaccaagaccctgtacaactgcagtagaacctctctgctcctatactcaaatccttttgcaatgaaagctaacataccatttgctttctttactg is a window of Leucoraja erinacea ecotype New England unplaced genomic scaffold, Leri_hhj_1 Leri_378S, whole genome shotgun sequence DNA encoding:
- the LOC129693651 gene encoding CUB and zona pellucida-like domain-containing protein 1, coding for MVLGFVSLSEMRRSASFVCMTQAAEYTFPSSVLSSAGVSVADVHLVDPTCKAHQQDENWVVITAPFDSCGTTISNDTGKIVYINTIFGSIPRTPIHRLEIELKCEMSMNESVRMGFMLQTNHLVRFGHYNVSFKLFRSANYDDPVLQFPYQIELNGTLYVQMEAETTDNGVQVFTDTCVSVPSLNTNKAPYTIIQNGCVNDMTFKTHETSDSRKQRFSFHVFKFEDFPQVYIFCDLVLCHSGSSPNRCERGCVPSRKKRDLRTRWQNDKAAHLSQGPVVFPTSALGVVRLCVGAVGRGPCLGEGVPAGPGDGELGPATSQAAPGTQREPGAGSAHVVLGE